The stretch of DNA GAAAGGAAAAACTGTTTAtagattatatttttaataaagcttGTCAAAGCGGCAAGCTTGTCAAAACTCATCCTTCATAACGGACTCCGAGCTTGTTAGACCTGAGGCATATAACTTGATGTCACTTAACACCGCCAATAGGCTCTTTTACTGCAAAAGATGGCAGGTATCCGCTGAGCCCTTTCAGAATAGGTTTGTGCTTTGTGAATCGAGATTCGATAGGTTGTGTGAGTGGATCCACGAATGGGATGAAAAGTGATACTCGATAGTAAAATTCTATGTGCCTTTCCGGAAGGAAATCCTGTGGAACGCTGACGACATTTCTCTTTCGCGGCATGGCAATGGTAACTTCCAGTTTTTGGCATATGCACGTGAATTCCGAAAACAGCGGACTGAACTTCATCTCCGCTTTGTTTCGTGTATCTTGAAACCTTTCTGTCACACTTTTGacatattaaaaacaaatagctATTACGATGTTTTCTGACTGCAGCAGCTTAGACAAATTCAGTGTGTACCCCCAGAAACAATAATGGTCACTATATAGTCTAAGCTCAGGATGTTATTGAGCAGACTTCTGGCTTTTGACGAGACCACGCAGTCTAATTTGTCCATGTGTCTTCAAGGGccttaaagataaaaataaccaGCTGCTTTGATATCTATATCGCATCGTGTCTTTCGACCCATCGAGTTTCACACACTACTTTCAGATTGACTTTAGTGTAAGTTTTTAAGACAGCACTTTGCTTGGCACTGAAGTGAAAGAAATTAACTGTTTCACGAATAATCATCATACAATGCTTGATATCATGGATCTTGCTCCTGTCCGTCAATACCAAGCTCAAGGATTGGGCCAAACATTCAATATACTTGGCTAGTGGATATCTGTTCGAGATAAAAAGCCTGGGCTCCTGAAAAATGCTCACTCATGTTCGGAACCTCGTCATACCCTTGTCCCCTGCATAGTTTCATATCGAGACCAAGTTTCTCAATTCGAATTAGGATAAATTGACCGAGGCTTTCACCTCGCAAGTCTTCAACAACAGCAAACTCAACGAACTCTTCCCTGATCTGAAAAGTTTTGCTGTCCAAAAATCTAAGCCCTATAGCCATCTGTTCCTGCCTTGATATGCTGGTTTTCTCGTTCACCAGGATGGTGAAAAAAGAAGCCGATTTTACTTTATCAGCAATCTTTTCAGTAATTAGCTGTCTACAAATATCAACTAGTTCATTCTGAATTCCGAGACTGCAGTACTGAGCAATGcccgcaattttttttaacacctcTTTCATTATTGGATCGTCTTTCATTCGATAGCGTAGAAAGGTCctaagatttattttgtttctgcaGGCTCTACAAAAGTAAATTTCCCCGAATTATCGTCCCCACGCAGTGCAAGTCCTTGCCTTCCAAACAACAGTATTGTTTCTATTATGAGACGAAGAcgttttctgtttatttctatttatccCTTTTGTGATTCTTCAAGACTTCCACTATAGATGACGTTTGCCTGCTCACAGTTgccggaaaatccccccccccaaacagcaGCGTCTTTATGGTAGGCGTTTGACTGATGTTTAGAAAAGTCTTCATGGGTGTTTTTCCCATTCATGTCAGGCTACATGACAGGCTGCCTTAATGTTTGGTGAGACCCCCTTCCGGCTTGTTCACAAGCAAACAAAGCACAATATTTACAGAAACACCCTCTTTTCACTAAAGAAAATGCTAGCCAAGCGCACATATTCATCCAGCTAGGTTGAAACTCCTTTCTTTTTGAGCCTGTGACATGAACTGGGAAAGAAAAGTCCTTGGttggtttaaaatgttttctcaGTATATTACACTTTGATTCATCGGAAACCGAACGTTTCCTTTCAAAAATGGTTCCAATGTCAACATCGATCTTTATTTCAACAGGTTGTCTGCTACTACCTCAGTATTTGGTATCAATTCTTGAGCAGAAGTTGAAGGCTAATTCGCAACAATAATGTTAAGCTGATCACTATTGCCACTTTTTTTTAGCCGACCTTACTAATTCGTTGTTATTCATCCTTAAAATGGAGaacattatgtttttttttatattttcacgCTTGTCCTATCTGTAGCAACACTTGGTTTTAGACTGTCAACTGAAAAGGCCTGGGTTTAATTGCAAACATGATCGCTTCATCCCCTAGAGAAGGACCACCCACGAACAGATGATCTTTAAAACTAACAGCTAGCTCAAAGATTGCTTGACAGAGGGTGAGAAGTTGGACATGAAATGGAATGCTATGCTGGTAACCCAGTCGCTTAATTACAGACCAAAAAATCATCGAAAGTGGTTAACTCATGTCTAGATCAGTAATTAGccagtttcatttattctgtgGGAAGTataagaaaattatggaaaaaaaaatcgtgagaGTTTTGAGGGGCCCAGGCCTGGAGGCCCCTTCCTGCGTACATTCCAGTTTCAACTACTTCATCTACTGCCTCCACAGCTACTGTGATACTGCTACTATTAAGGGTAGGTCTAGAaaggtattatttgaaaaaatattaatgacaAATTCATAACAGCTCACATTATTAAGCTAGACCTTTCAGGATAAATTGtggcggattttgaactagccagaagacgTTATGTGTATATTGTAATGCTACTTCTACGGTTACTGTGACTAATAACACTAAGGGCAATAGGTCTGAACTCTGagggaatgtttag from Artemia franciscana unplaced genomic scaffold, ASM3288406v1 PGA_scaffold_828, whole genome shotgun sequence encodes:
- the LOC136042221 gene encoding 52 kDa repressor of the inhibitor of the protein kinase-like, with amino-acid sequence MKDDPIMKEVLKKIAGIAQYCSLGIQNELVDICRQLITEKIADKVKSASFFTILVNEKTSISRQEQMAIGLRFLDSKTFQIREEFVEFAVVEDLRGESLGQFILIRIEKLGLDMKLCRGQGYDEVPNMSEHFSGAQAFYLEQISTSQVY